A single window of Toxotes jaculatrix isolate fToxJac2 chromosome 4, fToxJac2.pri, whole genome shotgun sequence DNA harbors:
- the ints12 gene encoding integrator complex subunit 12: MAGPVSLELDPIFLKGLSYLHSKSKDSAEKLKALLDESLARGSDSSYRSSQKDIEVSKGSVSKLSLSKQDSKSSSSSSSSSSSSSGSSKSSSEKSKKEGEKRPSEKVRVDMGEVDPPKKPRLEKQENRSSPITVQTSKDLLPNINDYDETNADDFAMEMGLACVVCRQMTVTMGNQLVECQECHNLYHQDCHKPQVTDKEVNDPRLVWYCARCTRQMKRMAQKPPQKPSPASASSAPVVKDTLVKKTELKSKPDTASTFQAFKRTEVKASTTSANPTSSNSSSSGSGLTGWAAFGAKTNPSVPPSSKLGSSGPSGSNKTLTTPSGQKPVGLSGLAGAKSGLGSAKVSAGGNGNGSSQVPLKPPPPLTLGKQPLNRSSSGENQGKGSASSGAGSPSSSQASSGGNGGNNGGGNGNNGNGSKAAPGDKAPTSQESQLNAMKRLQLVKKKAAQKKLKK, from the exons ATGGCTGGACCTGTTAGTCTGGAGTTGGATCCCATCTTCCTAAAGGGACTGAGTTACCTGCATTCCAAGAGTAAAGACTCAGCTGAGAAACTCAAAGCTTTACTAGATGAGTCCCTTGCAAGAGGTAGTGACTCATCTTACCGTTCATCACAAAAA GATATAGAGGTGTCCAAGGGGTCTGTGTCAAAACTGAGCTTAAGTAAACAGGACTCCAAGTCCTCTTCAAGCTCCTCatcttccagcagcagcagcagtggcagtaGCAAATCCAGCTCggaaaaaagcaagaaagagggagagaagaggccCTCAGAGAAG GTTAGGGTTGACATGGGTGAGGTGGACCCTCCGAAGAAGCCTCGTTTGGAGAAACAGGAGAATCGTTCTTCTCCGATTACCGTTCAGACGAGCAAAGATCTCCTGCCAAACATAAACGACTACGATGAGACCAACGCTGATGACTTTGCCATGGAAATGGGCTTGGCTTGTGTGGTTTGCAG ACAAATGACAGTCACAATGGGAAACCAGTTGGTGGAGTGCCAAGAGTGCCATAATCTGTACCACCAGGACTGTCACAAGCCCCAGGTGACAGACAAAGAAGTCAATGATCCACGGCTTGTGTGGTATTGTGCCCGCTGCACCAGGCAAATGAAACGCATG GCCCAGAAACCTCCACAGAAGCCATCCCCTGCATCTGCGTCATCAGCGCCTGTTGTAAAAGACACACTGGTGAAAAAGACAGAGCTGAAATCCAAACCTGACACAGCCAGCACCTTCCAAGCCTTCAAAAGAACAGAAGTGAAG GCATCCACAACATCAGCCAATCCCACCAGTagcaactcctcctcctccggcaGTGGTCTTACAGGCTGGGCTGCTTTTGGCGCCAAGACAAATCCCTCTGTTCCTCCCAGCTCCAAACTGGGTTCCTCAGGCCCAAGTGGGAGCAACAAGACCCTGACAACGCCTTCTGGCCAGAAACCTGTAGGGCTGTCCGGGCTAGCTGGAGCCAAGTCAGGACTTGGGAGTGCAAAGGTATCTGCAGGGGGCAATGGGAACGGCTCCAGTCAAGTGCCTCTGAAACCTCCTCCACCCCTGACTCTGGGTAAGCAGCCACTGAACCGTTCTTCAAGTGGCGAAAACCAAGGGAAAGGCTCTGCTTCATCAGGGGCGGGCTCCCCGAGCAGCTCTCAGGCAAGTTCAGGAGGGAACGGAGGCAATAATGGAGGAGGTAACGGGAACAATGGGAATGGGTCAAAGGCTGCACCAGGCGACAAAGCACCGACATCTCAAGAGTCTCAGCTTAACGCCATGAAACGGTTACAACTGGTGAAGAAGAAAGCGGCGcagaagaaactgaagaaaTGA